Below is a genomic region from Leptospira venezuelensis.
ATAATCCGTTTTTTCAAAAATGGAGAATTCATCCAGACCGTCACGCGAATGACATACTAGGGCCCTTCTCAAACCCAAACCTTGTAAAACCCGGATAAAGGTTTCAGTCAATTCGGGCTCGTAAACTCCAATGATCTGGTACTGAGGAGAGAATGGATTACTTAGAGGTCCAATCATATTGAATAAGGTCCTAAAACCCAACTCTTTACGAACTGGTCCCGCAAACTTCATGGATGGATGCCACATCGGAGCAAATAAGAATGCAAATCCGTTTTCCACTAAGTGAGATTCCACTTCTTCCTGGGTTTTTTCTGTATTATAACCTAATCTTCCGAGTATATCGCTGGAACCGGTATGAGAAGAAACGGAACGGTTCCCATGTTTAGCAACTTTAATCCCAAGAGAAGAAAGTACGATCGCAGAAAGTGTAGAAATGTTTACAGTTCCCTTTCCGTCACCGCCGGTTCCGCAGGTGTCCAGCATATCAAAAGGAAAGGCTGTTTTAGGTTTGAGCGCGTTCTTGCGAAGCGCTAAACAAAAACCCAATAATTCATCTACAGTTTCTCCCTTTGCTCTCATCGCGGTCAAAAAAGAAGAAAGTAAGATCTCGGATACTTCTCCCTTCATTACTGAATTAATCGTATTTTCCGCTTCTGAAACTGTAAGATGTTTTTTTTCTAATACTTTGATGATAGCTTGTCTAATTTCCATTTTTACCGAAGGCCCTCCGAATAGAGCTGTAACGGATCACTTCTCTGTTTGAGATCAAATAACGTATTCCGGAAAGTACAGTGATCAAAGTGGTCAATAACATTCCAAAGTAAGGAACAAATCCACCTAGTCCAAATACCAACTCGTTCCAGCCGGGGGCACCGTTTTCCTGCCAAACCTTAATGAAAGCAACTGCGTTTTCAGAAGCGATCCCAAAAACGGTCATACCTGCAAGTTTGCCGCTTTGATAGACCTCATTGATCAGTATTCTTTTATTCGAA
It encodes:
- the trpD gene encoding anthranilate phosphoribosyltransferase, whose protein sequence is MEIRQAIIKVLEKKHLTVSEAENTINSVMKGEVSEILLSSFLTAMRAKGETVDELLGFCLALRKNALKPKTAFPFDMLDTCGTGGDGKGTVNISTLSAIVLSSLGIKVAKHGNRSVSSHTGSSDILGRLGYNTEKTQEEVESHLVENGFAFLFAPMWHPSMKFAGPVRKELGFRTLFNMIGPLSNPFSPQYQIIGVYEPELTETFIRVLQGLGLRRALVCHSRDGLDEFSIFEKTDYTLLEDGVISRKDFDPKDLGVKDLNPAEVFTSGPDQAESLARKILAGEKIAGTHAVALNAGAGLFTLGKASSILDGYKTALEQLASGKTGAFFQNLITKG